Proteins encoded by one window of Actinomycetota bacterium:
- a CDS encoding AraC family transcriptional regulator yields MTETPPGLTQAPQTAVGRFAALAEVLDLVRLEGALFLRADFRAPWAYTSPPGRELAEALLPGAGSLVLFHIIGEGRCWIAMEDGQRHPLERGDVVVMPYGDTHSIGSYEDAEPVPIASLLPAPPWKEFPYIDYGGDGDYTLVVCGYLQGDALLFDPVLRALPPLFVVRPPAGPAATWLSASVEYALMASQSGQPSAHMNQRLPELLFTEVLRLYLESGEADLTGWLAALRDPVVGPALTLLHGDPAREWTVKDLASAVAASRTVLVERFGALLGRPPIRYLTEWRLSMAAGLLRTTQLGVGEIGARVGYRSEEAFSRAFKRELGKAPAHWRAETRPLPRVF; encoded by the coding sequence ATGACCGAGACACCGCCGGGGCTGACCCAGGCGCCGCAAACCGCGGTGGGCCGGTTCGCGGCTCTGGCCGAGGTGCTCGACCTGGTACGGCTGGAAGGGGCGCTGTTCCTCCGGGCCGACTTCCGGGCGCCGTGGGCATACACCTCACCGCCGGGCCGGGAGCTGGCCGAGGCCCTGCTGCCGGGCGCGGGCAGCCTGGTCCTGTTCCACATCATCGGCGAGGGCCGGTGCTGGATCGCCATGGAGGACGGTCAGCGGCACCCCCTGGAGCGGGGCGACGTGGTCGTCATGCCCTACGGGGACACCCACTCCATCGGCTCCTACGAGGACGCCGAACCGGTGCCCATCGCCAGCCTGCTCCCCGCCCCACCCTGGAAGGAGTTCCCCTACATCGACTACGGCGGCGACGGCGACTACACGCTGGTCGTGTGCGGCTACCTCCAGGGCGACGCCCTCTTGTTCGACCCCGTGCTGCGTGCCCTGCCCCCGCTGTTCGTCGTGCGCCCACCTGCGGGCCCGGCCGCCACGTGGCTCTCGGCCAGCGTGGAGTACGCCCTCATGGCCTCCCAGTCGGGGCAGCCCTCGGCCCACATGAACCAGCGGCTGCCCGAACTGCTGTTCACCGAGGTGCTGCGCCTCTACCTGGAGAGCGGTGAGGCCGACCTGACGGGCTGGCTGGCCGCCCTGCGCGACCCGGTGGTCGGACCGGCCCTCACCCTCCTGCATGGCGACCCGGCCCGGGAGTGGACCGTCAAGGACTTGGCCTCGGCCGTGGCCGCCTCGCGCACCGTCCTGGTCGAGCGGTTCGGCGCCCTGCTCGGACGCCCGCCCATCCGCTACTTGACCGAGTGGCGCCTGAGCATGGCGGCCGGCCTCCTGCGTACGACCCAACTGGGCGTGGGCGAGATCGGCGCCCGCGTCGGCTACCGGTCCGAGGAGGCGTTCAGCCGGGCCTTCAAGCGGGAGCTGGGCAAGGCCCCGGCCCACTGGCGGGCCGAGACACGGCCCCTCCCCCGAGTCTTCTGA
- the glnA gene encoding type I glutamate--ammonia ligase translates to MEERSPADVLRLVEESGAEIVDFRFCDLPGLMQHFSSPAHELSEEVFEYGLGFDGSSIRGFQEIQESDMILVPDPDTAVVDPFTEHRTLNLNCFVLDPVTGEPYSRDPRYVARKAEDYLVSTGIADTAYFGPEAEFYIFNDVRFHQDQHSAMYSVDSIEGVWNSGRDEKPNLGFKPRYKEGYFPVPPMDHFQDVRSEMLLTLERLGIEVEVQHHEVGTAGQAEIDMRFDTLLRMADKVMLYKYVVKNVARARGLTATFMPKPLFGDNGSGMHTHQSLWRGGEPLFFSETGYAGISDMARWYIGGLLRHAHSLLAFAAPTTNSYKRLVPGYEAPVNLVYSQRNRSASVRIPLVSKSPKAKRLEFRCPDPSCNPYLAFAAMLMAGLDGVQNRIEPPAPVDKDLYDLPPEELARVPQVPGSLEESLAALEADHDYLLAGDVFTPDLIDTWVTYKRLREIDEVRLRPVPWEFYLYYDI, encoded by the coding sequence GTGGAGGAGCGCAGCCCGGCCGACGTCCTGAGGCTGGTCGAGGAGTCGGGGGCCGAGATCGTCGACTTCCGCTTCTGCGACCTCCCCGGGCTCATGCAGCACTTCTCGTCGCCGGCTCACGAGCTCAGCGAGGAGGTGTTCGAGTACGGCCTGGGGTTCGACGGGTCGTCGATCCGGGGCTTCCAGGAGATCCAGGAGTCGGACATGATCCTGGTGCCCGACCCCGACACCGCGGTGGTCGACCCGTTCACCGAGCACCGCACCCTCAACCTCAACTGCTTCGTGCTCGACCCGGTGACGGGCGAGCCCTACAGCCGTGACCCCCGCTACGTCGCCCGCAAGGCGGAGGACTACCTGGTGTCGACGGGGATCGCCGACACGGCCTACTTCGGGCCCGAGGCCGAGTTCTACATCTTCAACGACGTGCGCTTCCACCAGGACCAGCACTCGGCCATGTACTCGGTGGACTCCATCGAGGGCGTGTGGAACTCGGGCCGTGACGAGAAGCCCAACTTGGGCTTCAAGCCCCGGTACAAGGAGGGCTACTTCCCAGTCCCGCCCATGGACCACTTCCAGGACGTGCGCTCGGAGATGCTCCTGACCCTCGAACGGCTCGGTATCGAGGTCGAGGTGCAGCACCACGAGGTGGGCACCGCCGGGCAGGCCGAGATCGACATGCGCTTCGACACGCTGCTGCGCATGGCCGACAAGGTCATGCTCTACAAGTACGTCGTCAAGAACGTGGCCCGGGCCCGGGGCCTGACGGCCACGTTCATGCCCAAGCCCCTCTTCGGTGACAACGGTTCGGGCATGCACACCCACCAGTCGCTGTGGCGGGGGGGCGAGCCCCTGTTCTTCAGCGAGACGGGTTACGCGGGCATCAGCGACATGGCCCGCTGGTACATCGGCGGCCTGCTGCGCCACGCCCACTCGCTGCTGGCGTTCGCTGCTCCCACGACCAACTCCTACAAGCGGCTCGTGCCCGGCTACGAGGCCCCCGTCAACCTGGTCTACAGCCAGCGCAACCGGTCGGCGTCGGTACGCATCCCGCTCGTGTCCAAGAGCCCCAAGGCCAAGCGGCTGGAGTTCCGCTGCCCCGACCCGTCGTGCAACCCCTACCTGGCCTTCGCGGCCATGCTCATGGCCGGCCTCGACGGCGTGCAGAACCGCATCGAGCCGCCCGCCCCCGTCGACAAGGACCTCTACGACCTCCCCCCCGAGGAGCTGGCCCGCGTGCCCCAGGTCCCCGGTTCGCTGGAGGAGTCGCTGGCCGCCCTCGAAGCCGACCACGACTACCTCCTGGCCGGCGACGTCTTCACCCCCGACCTCATCGACACCTGGGTCACCTACAAGCGCCTCCGCGAGATCGACGAGGTCCGCCTCCGCCCCGTCCCCTGGGAGTTCTACCTCTACTACGACATCTGA
- a CDS encoding DUF4242 domain-containing protein: MPKYVIERGLRGAGSLSEDEIAAISQKSNSVLADLGGDVQWQHSYVTDDKLFCVYIAPDAGRVLEHASRGGFPADNVARVVRTIDPTTGGR, encoded by the coding sequence ATGCCCAAGTACGTCATCGAGAGAGGCCTGCGAGGAGCGGGCTCGCTGTCCGAGGACGAGATCGCGGCCATCAGCCAGAAGAGCAACTCGGTGCTCGCCGACCTGGGGGGCGACGTCCAGTGGCAGCACAGCTACGTCACCGACGACAAGCTGTTCTGCGTCTACATCGCCCCCGACGCCGGCCGTGTGCTGGAGCACGCGTCCCGGGGCGGGTTCCCGGCCGACAACGTTGCCCGGGTGGTGCGTACGATCGACCCGACGACGGGCGGGCGCTGA